From a region of the Gossypium raimondii isolate GPD5lz chromosome 10, ASM2569854v1, whole genome shotgun sequence genome:
- the LOC105777825 gene encoding uncharacterized protein LOC105777825 yields MLSTKSESDITSLAPSSPSRSPKRPVYYVQSPSRDSHDGDKSSTMQPSPMESPSHPSSVGRHSRNSSASRFSGIFRSSSGRKGGRKRNDKGWPECGVIMEEGPYDEFEDKAFTRRCQALIALFTFVVLFTVFCLIIWGASRPYKAEILVKSFAVHNFYIGEGSDFSGVPTKLLTVNGTLKLSVYNPATIFGIHVTSNPVNLVYSEIPVATGQLKKYYQPRKSRRTVSVVLEGKKVPLYGAGSTLTFTQNGAAEIPLVLKFEVRSRGNVVGKLVRTKHRKQISCPLVIDSTKTKLIKFKKTTCTYH; encoded by the exons ATGCTGTCAACGAAGTCGGAATCGGATATCACAAGCCTTGCTCCATCATCACCGTCGAGGTCTCCCAAACGTCCCGTATACTATGTTCAGAGTCCATCACGAGACTCTCATGATGGAGACAAGTCATCCACCATGCAACCGAGTCCCATGGAGTCACCTTCACACCCTTCCTCCGTTGGCCGCCATTCCAGGAACTCTTCGGCTAGTCGGTTTTCGGGGATATTCCGCTCGTCCTCCGGTAGGAAAGGGGGGAGGAAGAGGAATGATAAAGGGTGGCCTGAGTGTGGGGTAATTATGGAAGAAGGGCCCTATGATGAGTTCGAGGATAAGGCTTTCACTAGGCGTTGCCAGGCCTTGATTGCTCTTTTCACTTTTGTGGTATTGTTTACTGTGTTTTGCTTGATTATTTGGGGTGCCAGCAGGCCTTACAAAGCTGAAATCCTGGTCAAG AGCTTTGCAGTGCACAACTTCTATATCGGGGAAGGTTCAGATTTCTCAGGGGTACCAACAAAATTGTTGACTGTCAATGGCACCTTGAAGCTGAGTGTATACAACCCTGCTACAATATTTGGGATTCATGTTACTTCCAATCCCGTCAATCTCGTATACTCAGAAATTCCCGTTGCAACCGGTCAG CTGAAGAAATATTATCAGCCAAGGAAGAGCCGTAGGACTGTATCAGTGGTGTTGGAAGGGAAAAAAGTGCCACTTTATGGGGCTGGATCAACCTTAACATTTACACAAAATGGTGCTGCTGAAATTCCATTGGTGCTGAAGTTTGAAGTCCGGTCGAGGGGAAATGTGGTCGGGAAACTTGTGAGAACGAAGCACCGGAAACAAATTTCTTGCCCTTTGGTCATTGATTCTACAAAGACCAAGCtcattaaatttaagaaaaccaCATGCACATATCACTGA